From the genome of Candidatus Gastranaerophilales bacterium, one region includes:
- the dnaA gene encoding chromosomal replication initiator protein DnaA: MVENTKLLWKEILKNLEDRMTTPAFEMWIKPLGFKSFEDNTLYLVTNRTMQQDYVRKRYNLEILNALREVTQNPYSEFDIILDSKFKPKFTPQKPVPFDTTEVVQQKLPLDENPYERLKMTSFNLNLKYSFDNFIEGESNKFALGAAKSIARKPGTLYNPLFLYGGAGLGKTHLLHSIGHYILLNHHDKKVRYVTVEELTNEFVQIMVAYKGNEKKKNEFKNKYKNVDVLLIDDVQFLEGREKTQDELFNIFDHLHRNGKQIVITSDRPPKDISTLTDRLRSRFEWGLLAQITPPPYETRVEILKQKVKEENLSIPLSVLELIASVFKNNVRELEGALNRMSAFASIQNTAVTLETAKKIINFAAREKELTAEGIINYVGDYFNIEPSEIKASSRSKDIALARHIAVYLTRELVKSSFPQIGSVINRKHTTVLYSYEKTKEDYQTDKKVKYFIDEIIQKINDDFIV; the protein is encoded by the coding sequence GTGGTAGAAAATACTAAACTATTATGGAAAGAAATTCTAAAAAACCTTGAAGACAGAATGACCACACCTGCTTTTGAAATGTGGATAAAACCCTTAGGATTCAAGTCTTTTGAAGATAATACACTTTATTTGGTTACAAACAGAACCATGCAGCAGGATTATGTCAGAAAAAGATATAACCTTGAGATTTTAAACGCCTTAAGAGAAGTTACACAAAATCCTTACAGCGAATTCGATATAATATTAGATAGCAAATTCAAGCCGAAATTTACACCGCAAAAGCCTGTGCCTTTTGATACTACAGAAGTTGTCCAGCAAAAACTTCCTTTGGATGAAAACCCTTATGAAAGATTAAAGATGACATCTTTCAATCTTAATTTGAAGTATTCATTTGACAACTTTATAGAAGGTGAATCCAATAAATTTGCATTAGGAGCAGCGAAAAGCATCGCCCGCAAGCCGGGAACATTATATAACCCGCTGTTTTTGTACGGGGGCGCAGGATTGGGGAAAACCCATCTTCTTCACTCTATAGGACATTATATTCTTCTAAACCATCATGATAAAAAAGTCAGATACGTTACAGTCGAAGAACTTACTAACGAGTTTGTCCAAATTATGGTTGCTTATAAAGGCAATGAGAAGAAAAAAAATGAATTTAAAAACAAGTACAAAAACGTTGATGTATTGTTAATAGACGATGTACAATTTTTGGAAGGCAGAGAAAAAACCCAGGATGAATTGTTCAATATTTTTGACCACCTGCACAGAAACGGTAAACAAATAGTAATAACCAGCGACCGTCCGCCCAAAGATATATCTACTTTGACAGACAGGCTAAGGAGCAGGTTTGAATGGGGGCTTCTGGCTCAAATTACTCCCCCGCCTTATGAAACTAGAGTCGAAATTCTTAAACAAAAAGTAAAAGAAGAAAACCTGAGCATCCCGTTATCCGTTTTAGAGCTTATAGCATCAGTCTTCAAGAATAACGTAAGGGAGCTTGAGGGAGCTTTAAACAGAATGAGCGCTTTTGCAAGTATTCAAAATACAGCTGTAACGCTTGAAACCGCTAAAAAGATAATTAACTTTGCCGCCAGAGAAAAAGAACTCACTGCGGAAGGTATAATCAATTACGTTGGTGATTACTTTAATATAGAACCTTCTGAAATTAAGGCATCTTCGCGCTCCAAAGACATAGCTCTCGCAAGGCATATAGCTGTTTATTTGACAAGAGAGCTTGTAAAATCCAGCTTCCCTCAAATAGGAAGTGTCATAAACAGAAAGCATACAACGGTTCTTTACTCTTATGAAAAGACCAAAGAAGATTATCAAACCGATAAAAAGGTGAAGTATTTTATAGATGAAATTATCCAAAAAATCAACGACGATTTCATAGTGTAA
- a CDS encoding LL-diaminopimelate aminotransferase — translation MHKKPNIVPAEKIQNLPTYIFAELDEWKEAARARGFAFVDLGMGNPDGATPDPIVRAAVDSIKNPVNHGYPSFKGRIEFRRDIAKWMKLRYNVDIDPETEIQTLIGAKEGLAHIALAYTNPGDINIVPDPYYPVLSRGTWIASGEVYHVPLKEENNYLPDLKSIPEDVAKKAKMFFVNYPNNPTAAVATKEFYKELVDFCIENDILLVTDLAYGEVTFDNYRPLSIFEIEGAKSVAVEFHSFSKTFNMAGWRVGFVVGAKEFISNIHKTKTNIDYGTSGLVQDAAMCALNIDYSYVQETMDKYYRRMKLMVDGLNKLGWNLKYTIATMYLWLKVPEGYDSMTWCRKVFDEAGVVFTPGIAFGKYSDNYCRVSLVASDEKLLEALERLEKAGIHFCMK, via the coding sequence ATGCACAAGAAACCAAACATCGTTCCGGCAGAAAAAATTCAAAATTTACCGACTTACATTTTCGCAGAATTGGATGAATGGAAAGAAGCCGCACGAGCGAGAGGTTTTGCATTCGTCGATTTAGGAATGGGCAATCCTGATGGAGCTACCCCTGACCCTATTGTGCGTGCTGCTGTAGATTCTATTAAAAATCCTGTAAATCACGGTTACCCTTCGTTTAAAGGCAGGATAGAATTCCGCCGTGATATTGCAAAATGGATGAAACTGAGATACAACGTTGATATCGACCCTGAAACAGAAATACAGACACTTATAGGTGCAAAAGAAGGGTTAGCTCATATAGCGTTGGCTTATACTAATCCGGGTGATATAAACATCGTTCCCGACCCTTATTACCCTGTTTTATCCAGAGGAACCTGGATTGCAAGCGGGGAAGTATATCATGTGCCGCTTAAGGAAGAGAATAATTATTTGCCTGATTTAAAGTCCATCCCTGAAGATGTTGCTAAAAAAGCAAAAATGTTTTTCGTTAACTATCCTAATAATCCGACCGCTGCTGTTGCGACAAAGGAATTTTATAAAGAGCTTGTTGATTTTTGCATAGAAAACGACATTTTACTTGTTACAGACTTGGCTTATGGTGAGGTTACTTTCGACAACTACAGACCGTTGAGTATATTTGAAATAGAGGGGGCAAAATCCGTTGCGGTTGAGTTCCATTCTTTCTCAAAAACATTTAATATGGCAGGCTGGAGAGTAGGCTTTGTAGTCGGCGCCAAAGAATTTATTTCAAACATTCATAAGACAAAAACAAATATAGACTACGGTACATCAGGTTTGGTTCAAGATGCCGCGATGTGTGCCTTAAATATAGATTATTCCTACGTTCAAGAAACAATGGACAAGTATTACAGACGAATGAAGCTTATGGTAGACGGTCTCAATAAATTGGGCTGGAATTTAAAATATACCATAGCAACCATGTACCTGTGGCTTAAAGTTCCCGAAGGTTATGATTCAATGACTTGGTGCCGTAAGGTCTTTGACGAAGCAGGTGTTGTATTTACTCCGGGTATCGCTTTTGGCAAATACAGTGATAACTATTGCAGGGTTTCGCTTGTAGCTTCTGACGAAAAACTGCTGGAAGCATTGGAACGATTGGAAAAAGCCGGTATACACTTTTGTATGAAATAA